The genome window ACCAGTCTCAGCTGGGCAGGGGCGTTGGTGGCGGTGCAGCACGGTGCCCGGCCTCGCATGCCCTTCGATGCTGGGCTGCGGCCCGCGTTGGCGAACCTGAATCTGCCGCCCGTCAAGCCCGCACGCGGCAAACGAACCACCCGACGTGAACGGAGGAACAGACCTTGACCGCTTCAACGCTTTCCCGCCCCTCGGAGGCCCGACACGTGCCCAAAGAACGCCCCAATCGCAGCTATGTCCCTAAGGGCCGACAGAGCATCGAGCAGCTCACCAGCAGCCGCACTGAACAGCGCGAGGCCCGTGACTATGCTGAACAGTGGTACAGCGCCCTGCTGTACTGGACCGTGCGGGAAGTCAAGATCCCGTACAGCTTCCACTACGACGATGCGACCGGCCCAGAGATGCTAACCACTGGCAACAATGCCCGCACGCCCACCCGCTACCTGCGAACGCCAGCAGGCGAGTTCACCGAAGGCGAAGTGGGAACGATCATCACTGAGATGACCCGGAGCGGCACCGTCGAGGCGAAGCAGCTCGGCAAGATGCTGGAGAAGCTTCGGTATGAGCGCAGTACCTGTATGGCGACCCTGTTACGCGAGGATGGGCGCTGGGAACGAAACCGGGAAGCTGCTGTGCGGTATGCCGTGGCTGTCTTGACGCTGGCCGTGCGCCTGCGGGTCGAAGCGGCAGAGCGTCCGCTGGCGCTGATGCGCCTGGAACAGAGCCGACTGACCACTCCCACTTGTTAAAATGGCGTATTTCAGCTAGGATTTTGGTAGGTTCCACGAAGTGCCCAAAGCAATGAGCAGCGCCCCCAGTGATGGAGGCGCTTTTTTGTTCAGGGTTGAATCGCTTAGGAGCGGGGCGTCCCAGTCATTACGCGCTCGCGCTCTGGCACCACGGCAACCGGCTGACGGCGAAGGCCTGCGAGACCCGCGAGACCGAGTAGGCCGAGCAGGCCCCAGTTGCCGTGATCGTCGTTCTTGTTGTCGGTGTTGGCATTGTTGTCGGTAGTGGCCGTGGTGCCGGTGGTGGTCGTGTCCGTGTTGGTGGTGTCGGTGCTCTGAGCAAAGGCAGAGATGGGGGCGAGAGCCAAAGTCAGGACGAGCGCGGTCTTTTTTGCAATGTTCAACATGGTGTTCTCCTTGAGGGTCAGATCTTGAGGCTTGTCAGTGCCTTGTCGCTGGAGTTCACTGTCGCATTCAATACAGATCGTATCTTCCGATACGAATGAAGCTGGCCTTACGTGGCGAACAGAAAATGCTTAAAAGTAAATGTTTAGATCATTAATCTGACATGAAGGAGGTGACCGCACATGCCCGACGAATCCGCAGTACCTGAGGGCGCGGCCCTCCCCAAGCTCAGCGACAAGCACGCGAAGTTCGTGCGCCTGTACCTGGGCGAATGCAACCTGAACGCCAGCAAAGCCGCCCGGAAGGCCGGGTACCAGAACCACGCCGAGGGGTACCGCCTGCTGCAGCGTGAAGACGTGGCGGCCCATGTCCGGGCAGGGTTGGAGAGTGAAGCCCAGGTGATGCCCGCAGGTGAGGTCATGCGCCGCTTGTCCACGCTGGCCCGGCAGGATGCCGACATGGCCGACTTCGTGAAGGTCTCGAATGCCGTGCGTACCTTCTGGCTCGATTACCGGAAGCATGAGCCGGTGCACGAGCTGGCGAAGAAGCACGGCTGCGACATCGATGATCTGGACGCCGAAGACCTGATGCGCGAGTTTGGCGCGGATGCAGTTGCCACGACGCTCGACGGCGACACCATGATCCGTATCAACAGTCTCGAAACGGACGTGACCATCGACTGGACCGCAGCGGTGGAAGCTGGGGCGCTGTCGGCCATCCAGGTGCTGAAGAAGAACAAAGACGGCAGCATCGAGTACAAGCTCAAAGACACGGTGAGAGCGCTTGAACTGCTGGGCAAAAAGTACAGCCTGTTCACCGACCGGCAAGAGATCAGCGGCAGCGTGGATCTGGGCGTGAAGTACATCGCGGGCCTGAGTGAGGACGACCTGTGACCGCTGCGAGTCTGCCGCCGGGCGCTCGGGTGTACTTCCCTCGTGGTTCGGCGCTGGAGGTGCTGCGCTGCAAGGTCGACGAGTTCATGCTGGACGGGCCAGCAGGCACCGGCAAGAGCCGCGTGTGCCTGGAGAAGTTGAACGCGCTGGCTGAGAAGTATGCTGGCTGCCGTCTGGCGATTGTCCGGAAGTTCCGGGCAGCCCTGACCGAGACGGCGCTGGTGACCTTTGAGCAGCACGTCAAACCCCGCTGCAACCTGACCAACCAGCAGCGCAACGTGCGCCAGAGCTACCGATACGCCAACGCCTCCGAGATCATCGTGGCCGGAATCGACAACCCGGTGAAGCTGATGTCGGCGGAGTTCGACGCCATCTACGTGCAGGAAGCGACCGAGCTGAGTGTGAACGACTGGGAGTTTCTCAGCACGCGCCTGCGAAATGGCGTGATCCCGTATCAGCAGCTGTTCGGGGACTGCAACCCTGGGCCGCCCTCGCACTGGCTGAACAAGCGCATGGAGGCGGGCCTGACGCTGCGGGTGCTGTCGCGGCACGAGGACAACCCGCGCCTGTTCGACAGCAAGGGCACGCTGACACCCTTCGGTGAGTCCTATATCGCCCGTCTCGACAAGCTGACCGGGCCGCGCAAACTGCGGCTGCGGTACGGCAAGTGGGCGGCCTCCGAAGGCATGGTGTATGCCAGTTTCGATGCGGCCCGCCACGTCATTCCACGCTTTCCGATTCCGGCGGCGTGGCGGCGCTTCATCGCCATCGACTTCGGGTACACCAATCCCTTCGTCTGCCAGTGGTGGGCCATCGACCCGGACGGGCGGATGTACCTGTACCGGGAGCTGTACCGCACGCAGCGCACGGTGCAGATGCACGCCCAACAGATCCGGGCGCTGACCGGCTCGGAGGTGATCGAGGCGTATGTCACCGATCACGACGCCGAAGACCGCGCCACGCTGGAGGCCGCGCTGGGCATCCGGACCCGCCCGGCAGACAAGGCCGTGAGCGTGGGCATTCAGGCGGTGGAAGAGCGACTCAAGCCAGCTGGAGACAGCAAACCCCGCCTGTTCATCTTTGCGGATGCCCTGGTCGAGCGGGATCCGCTGCTGATCGACGAAGAGACCGGCTTGTCTTCACTGCCGACCTGCACGCTGGAAGAGATCGACGGGTATGTGTGGGCGAAGGGCGCGGGCGGAGAGACGCTCAAGGAAAACCCGGTGAAGCTGAATGACCACGGCATGGATGATCTTCGCTATGCCACTCGGTACGCCGATGGCTTCGGTAAGCGCCCCGAGCGCCGTCAAGACAGCAGCACTGTCAGCACCTATTAGGAGGTGAACCCCGTATGACGATGACCACCGACCCGACACTGCCAGTCGCCAGCACCATCGGTTCCCTCCCACAACTCACCTATCAACTGGTGCTCGCCTTCCTGACGAACCGGGCCGACACCCTGACGCGGCGCTACGACTACGCCCACGAGAATCAGTTCGGCGCGAACGGCATCTACTGGAAGGGTCGCAAGCCTGCCGAGGGAGAACTGACCGACGTGCTGCCCACGTTGGTCATGGATGACCAGATCGGCCCCAGCATGGCGCGTGAGGTGGATGCCCAGTTCGCCAAGGATGCAGAGTGGGACGCGATCCGAGACGGGAATGCTCTGGATCCGGGTGATGAGATCGTCACGGCCCTAACCGCGTGGCATCTGCATAACGATCAGCTCGCCAATGCCGCCAAAGACGTGGCCCGTCAGCGCTTCTGGGCAGGCCGTATGGTTGCCCGCGTGTACATCCCGGACAAGTACAAAGAGCAGCTGATGACCGTGGCAGGCCAGCCGAAGACCCTGGCCGACGCACTCAAGCTGGTGCGGGTCAAGGCAGTCGATCCGCGCCAGGGTGGGCCGCTGGTTGATGGGCACGGCGATGTGCTCGGGTACTATTACAGCTACCTCGTGCAGATCACCAACCAGCAGCCCAAGCGGTACATCGAGGTGCACACACCGGAGCACGTCTATCTGTTCCTGTCGAATACCGGCTCCGACCTACAACTTGTGGAAGAGGCGGATAACCCCTTTTACGCGTTGCAGCGCCAGGATCGGGGCGGCGACGAGTATCTGATGTGGCACACTAACCGCGACGGTGGCAGCGCCCTGAGCGAGAGTGCCCTGATGATGCAGGACCGGCTGAACGTCGTCACGACCTACATGGGCCGCAATGATGACCAGACCGGGTACCGGCAGTTCATCGTCAGCAATGCCGAGAAGCCCAAAGACATCAACGGGAAGGACATCCCCTACCAGATGGGGCCAGCTGTCGTGATGCGCCTGATCGGCACCCCATATGACGACGTGGCAGCGGATGCCAGCATCACGCTCAGGCGGCACGATCCGAAGTGGGAAGTCGTCGATCCCCTGAATCCCACCAACTTCCACATCCCCAGCATCAACCAGTGGAAGGGGCAGGTGCTGGCGCTGCTCGACCAGCGCTGGACCATCGACACCGAGGGGCGCAGCGGGGTCAGTGGCGAGAGCAAGCGGCAGTCACGCAAGCCCTTCGAGCGGCGTGTCGCCTTCGCTGCTCAGGATGCCGGGGCCTTCTACAGCTGGGCACTTCGCGCTGCCTTGACGTTGGCGGCCAGTCTGCTGGGGAACCCACAGCAGTACCAGGACATCACCTTCCGTCCGAAGTTCTACCTGGACATCGATGCGGCGAACCTGGAAGAACTGAAGGTCAAGCTGCTGATGTGGCAGGGCGGCGCACTCAGCCTGACCGCCCTGCTGGAGGCCACACCAGGGGTCGAAGATCCGAAGGCGGAGGAAGAGCGGGTGAAAGAGGGGCAGGCCAATAACCCGGTCAACGCGGCGCGGCAGGACGCGCTGAACAAGCTGCTGGGCAACGCTAACCAGAGTGGCGGATGACCACCTGGAGCGCTTTGGGCAAGCAAGGGGCGGATCTTCAGCAGGGGGTCAGCGTCGATCTGACAAAGCTGATGCTGGAGCTGTGGCAGCGGCTGAAAGACGGCAAGAGCCCCGACAAACCGTTGAGTGCCATCGAGACAGCGGCGCGGCTGGCAGGCTTCGAGTCGTTCGAGGCCGGAGCCACCCAACAGCAGCGTGAGCTGATCGGCGCGGCGGCACTCGACAGACCACTGCTTGATGCGGCAGTGACCGTCGGGAAACAGCGCGGTCTAATCGTGCGCGAGCGGGCGCTGGCGGTGCTGGCGGAGTACAGCGAGGCCATGGTGAGTCCGTATGCCCGGCTGGCAGCCTCGGTGCTAGTGAACGACAGCATCCGCACCGGCACACGGGCCAGCGGCACGTATCACGGTGCGACCCGCAAAGAGTTCGTGCGAATCCGCGAACCGCTCCAGAAGCGGGCTCACAGCAGTCTGGAAGGCACCGTGATCGGGATCGACGAGCTGTTCGACATCGGCGGGTACATGGTTTATGGACCGGGAGATCCCGCGCTGCCGCTCTCAGAGCGGGCGTGGTGCGGGCATATTTTGCGGTTTCTGGCGTAAGGTGTCGCCTTGCTCACTCAGCGAGAAGAAACCCCTTACCTAGAACGTTAAAGGATAGAGCAGGATTAGAACTGTCTTTGCCAGCTTTAGCAGAATATTCCGAACTGATAAGCAGTCTCAGCTGTGATTACGGTTTTGCTAACTTCCTTACTGTTTACCTTCTGCAGCGTTCTATATAAGGGAAAGAACTCGCCTAATCCTCTCGTGCATGAGGTGTCTACCGTGAGGTCATAGAGATATCCAGGCTCGTAAACGAATCCCTTGATGAGATTAATATCGGCCACCAGCCAAGGGCCGAACTCTCCCGTGATGTCACTCCGGACAGCTAGACACGACGTCTGTCCTCCTGGCGTCCCTAAGTCGCAGTCCACAGGATTGGGTGCAACCTGAAGGTGCTCCGTGCCCCGCGTGGTTGAGTCGCAACCGCACAGAAGCAGAAGACAAGCAACTGGATAGAGAATTTTCATCGGTTTACTGTACGGCACCCCGGAGGTTCTCAATGCTGCATCACCGAAAACAGCCTGAGCTGTGGGGCTGCCTGTACTACGCGCTGTTCGCCCTGACTGGTGATGAAGAGCTGCTGGCACACACACGCGACCTCAGCAACGCCCGCTTCTATGCCCGCCTCGCCGCGATGGGAGCCATGCCCATCACGCTCTTCGCCAGTCTGCAACAGCCCGCCGATGCCCGCTTCTGGGAGCTGATCACCACCACGGAACCGCAGCAGCTGCTGGTGAGCATCGCGGCGGCCCGGCTGACCGGCATGCAGCATCTGGTGGCCGTCGACGTCAGCCGCTCGGTCGTGATCATCAGCGATAGCCGCCGCGATCAGCTTCAGTACCGCAGCTTCGAGGACTTCCTGGCTGGCCCGTATGCCGTGGCCTTCCGTGTCGAGGCGCTCGCCCCGTCGGACATCACGCTGTACCCGTTCGAGGATGCTGAGCAGACGGTGGGTAGGGCGCTGGCCCGTGACCGGCCAGACCTGGGCGAGTTCACCATGTAGCCCCCCTCGGCACGCTGACAAGGTTCAGCGGTAAGTCCCGTTCGTTCTCGTTGCCCCGACAAGGTTCGGGGCTTCGTCGTTTTGGCAAGGCCAGAACCACGCGTTCCCAAGGAGGAACAGACCATGCACAAGAAGACCTTCAGCCCCATGCTGCTCCTGTCCGCTGCCCTCGCGTTCGCTGCTCTCTCGCCAAGGGCGGAAGGGGAGCCAGATGAAGCCACCAAAGCCCGCAACTTGCAGAACCTACTCGACAAAAACAAAGGGGATGCAGTGGCGCTGGCGGCGGTGCTACTGGCCGAGAACAACGAAGCTCGCGAGACGATTCGAAACCAGAAGGCTGAACTTGCCAAGGTGCAGGTGCCCGAAGGTGCAGTCGTGTTGACCAAAGAGCAGGCCGCGCAGTGGACCGAGTATCAGGCCCTGGGTGCGCCCGCCGAGGTCAAGACCAAGATCGAGACGGGCGCAGCAGCAGCCGAGAAGCTGACCGGCTTCGAGAAGAAAGAAACCCTGCGGACGGTTGCCGAACGGGTGGGCTACAAGCCCAGCGTGCTCGAAAAACTCGGCGGGGATCTGACCTTCGAGGAACTGGAAGTGGACGGCGAGAAGGCTGGGGAAAAGGTCAAGACGTTCGGCGTGAAGGGCGCGGATGGCAAGGTCCAGCCGCTGGCCGAGTACGCCAAAGCCAACTGGGGCGACTTCCTGCCCGCACTCACGACCGTCCAAGGTGGCAGCACCGGCGGCGCAGGTGGCGGAACAGGCATCGTGCAGCCACGTATCCCACTCGGTGGTACCGGCGCACCCGCCGGAACCGGACGCACCCCCGACCAGATTGCGGCTGACAAGCGGCAGTCTGGCGAATTCAGCATGTAAGGAGTTCACCTGTGAATATCACCATCAGTCCACGTGCGTCGATTGGAACCACGTCCGCGCACTTCTCCCAGCAGCACGCAGGCAAGATCCTGGGAGCCAACATCAACGCGGGCCAGCCGATGGAACTGCGAGCCGACAACAAGGTCTATCCCTGGGCAGGCAGCACCAGCACGGCAGCCTTCTTCGGCATCGCGCCGCGCAGCGGTAAGGCAGGCCAGCCGATCACGGCTTTCGGCCTCGCCACTCACTTCCGCGCTTCGGATGTGGCGCTGACCATCGGCGCGACCTACTACCTGAGCGACACCGCTGGCATGATCAGCGACACCGCCGGGACCAAAGACACCACCGGGAGCTTCTTCGCCATCAACGCGTACGACCTCGTCGTGACCCGCAGCTTCGGGAAGGTGAGCTGATGAAGAAGTTTCTGTTCCTGAACGCGGTGATCGCGCAGGCCGCCGCTGTCGCTCCTCGTCGAGGTGCCGTGACGGGTACCTACGACCTGGCCGACCTCCAGCGCATCACCAGCCAGACCATCATTCAGTTCGGTCTGGAAAACGTGCAGCTGGCCGTGCAGACCGAACTGGCCGTGTCGAACACCCTGGTCAACGAAATGACCGCCCCGCTGGTCTCCCCAGCGCAGAGCCGCATCATCGCGGACGCCAGCGGCACGCTGCTGGACGGCGAAATGCGCGAGGTCGACGAGTATGGCCGCGTCGAAACCCAGAAGCTGAGCAAGCCGGGGCAGATCGGTATTCCCATGCGCCGGTATCAGTTCGGCGTCGGCTTCACCGCCGAATACCTGAACCGCGCCACGCCTGCCCAGGTAGCGACCAGCACTACCAATGCCGTCGCGGCGTACAAGAAGAAGGTCATCCAGGTCATTCGCAACACGCTGTTCAACCCGACCAACAGCAGCTTCGATGACTTCCTGCGCGACAACATGACCTTGTTCCTGAAGGGGCTGTACAACGCAGACGGTGTGGTGCCGCCGGTGGGGCCGAATGCCGAAACTTTCGACGGCACCCACAACCACTACATGGGGTTCCAGGCGCTGAACGCGGCGAACTTCACCGCGCTGATTCT of Deinococcus ruber contains these proteins:
- a CDS encoding WGxxGxxG family protein, which produces MLNIAKKTALVLTLALAPISAFAQSTDTTNTDTTTTGTTATTDNNANTDNKNDDHGNWGLLGLLGLAGLAGLRRQPVAVVPERERVMTGTPRS
- a CDS encoding terminase small subunit; the protein is MPDESAVPEGAALPKLSDKHAKFVRLYLGECNLNASKAARKAGYQNHAEGYRLLQREDVAAHVRAGLESEAQVMPAGEVMRRLSTLARQDADMADFVKVSNAVRTFWLDYRKHEPVHELAKKHGCDIDDLDAEDLMREFGADAVATTLDGDTMIRINSLETDVTIDWTAAVEAGALSAIQVLKKNKDGSIEYKLKDTVRALELLGKKYSLFTDRQEISGSVDLGVKYIAGLSEDDL
- a CDS encoding phage terminase large subunit, giving the protein MTAASLPPGARVYFPRGSALEVLRCKVDEFMLDGPAGTGKSRVCLEKLNALAEKYAGCRLAIVRKFRAALTETALVTFEQHVKPRCNLTNQQRNVRQSYRYANASEIIVAGIDNPVKLMSAEFDAIYVQEATELSVNDWEFLSTRLRNGVIPYQQLFGDCNPGPPSHWLNKRMEAGLTLRVLSRHEDNPRLFDSKGTLTPFGESYIARLDKLTGPRKLRLRYGKWAASEGMVYASFDAARHVIPRFPIPAAWRRFIAIDFGYTNPFVCQWWAIDPDGRMYLYRELYRTQRTVQMHAQQIRALTGSEVIEAYVTDHDAEDRATLEAALGIRTRPADKAVSVGIQAVEERLKPAGDSKPRLFIFADALVERDPLLIDEETGLSSLPTCTLEEIDGYVWAKGAGGETLKENPVKLNDHGMDDLRYATRYADGFGKRPERRQDSSTVSTY
- a CDS encoding DUF4377 domain-containing protein, with the translated sequence MKILYPVACLLLLCGCDSTTRGTEHLQVAPNPVDCDLGTPGGQTSCLAVRSDITGEFGPWLVADINLIKGFVYEPGYLYDLTVDTSCTRGLGEFFPLYRTLQKVNSKEVSKTVITAETAYQFGIFC